Proteins found in one Coffea eugenioides isolate CCC68of chromosome 5, Ceug_1.0, whole genome shotgun sequence genomic segment:
- the LOC113771345 gene encoding zinc finger BED domain-containing protein RICESLEEPER 1-like has product MTYPNSVTIEEDSDTGSSSDSIKETGHTNQQSQCPDTSAIEKKKLPPKVTIDVPGKKRRLTSEVWDYFNIIPKKDPNEELKCKCKKYGSEYSVESKSGTGNLHRHIKKCLKMTTKDIGQYLITFDKGAPATRNAQFSQDKFRELLVHAIVRHELSFSFVEYEGIKNVLTYLEPQIKHITRNTAKSDIKKLHAKEVNRLGSELHGCPSRICLTSDAWTSIVTDGYLSLTAHFIDSNWLLQKKILNFSYMPPPHNGVALAEKIYSLASSWGIEKNLFSITLDNASANDSCVAILKNQLKLKNSLVCDGMLFHVRCYAYILNLIVQYGLKEIDKSVELIRECVKYVKGSQTRKLRFTECVTQTSLDSKKALVQDVPTRWNSTYRMLSSALYYRLAFCHLQLSDSNFRCCPSLEERGRVEKICGFLQVFYKATCFFGVQLSEECNSSDDFMRRIGSQMFAKFNKYWSEFNLLLAIAVECTFDVYNEYVKTLNVPGASSSCSRGSNEIYSHGAKDQEDNQSFDVLEEFDQFDTFEFTSSAQKSQLELYLDEPRAKRSSHISVLDYWKAQQFRFPDLSKLARDILCVLVSTVASESTFSLGGRILDQFHSSFSPQIVEALVCIKDWLFGDKSKGSLNMNLEDLTQNIMSLNINKDEVDATTIEDSNSNVVNL; this is encoded by the exons ATGACATATCCAAATTCAGTCACTATTGAAGAAGATAGTGATACTGGGAGCAGTAGTGATAGCATCAAGGAAACAGGCCACACCAACCAGCAATCTCAATGCCCTGACActagtgcaattgaaaaaaagaagTTACCTCCAAAAGTTACAATCGATGTGCCTGGCAAGAAGAGGAGATTAACTTCAGAAGTTTGGGATTACTTCAACATTATTCCCAAAAAGGATCCAAATGAAGAGTTGAAGTGCAAATGCAAGAAATATGGGAGTGAATATTCTGTTGAGAGTAAAAGTGGGACAGGTAATTTGCATCGACATATAAAGAAGTGTTTGAAAATGACAACAAAGGACATTGGGCAGTACCTAATCACTTTTGACAAAGGTGCTCCAGCCACACGAAATGCACAATTCAGTCAAGATAAATTTAGAGAATTACTTGTGCATGCCATAGTAAGACATGAACTGTCATTTTCATTTGTGGAGTATGAGGGAATAAAAAATGTCCTTACATATTTGGAACCCCAAATTAAACATATCACTAGGAACACAGCCAAGTCGGACATTAAAAAATTGCATGCAAAGGAAGTTAATAGACTTGGTAGTGAATTGCATGGATGTCCTAGTCGAATATGTTTAACTTCTGATGCATGGACATCTATTGTTACTGATGGATACTTAAGTTTGACTGCACATTTCATTGATAGCAATTGGCTGCTACAGaaaaaaattctgaattttTCTTATATGCCTCCTCCTCATAATGGTGTTGCCTTAGCTGAAAAAATTTACAGCTTGGCTAGTAGTTGGGGtattgaaaaaaatttattttccatCACATTAGACAATGCTTCTGCAAATGATTCTTGTGTTGCAATACTTAAGAATCAGCTTAAGTTGAAAAATTCTTTAGTTTGTGATGGTATGTTGTTTCATGTGCGATGTTATGCATATATTCTCAACTTGATTGTGCAATATGGTTTGAAAGAAATTGATAAATCTGTGGAGTTAATAAGAGAATGTGTCAAATATGTCAAGGGTTCTCAAACAAGGAAGTTAAGGTTCACCGAATGTGTAACACAGACTTCTCTTGATTCCAAGAAAGCTTTAGTTCAAGATGTTCCTACTAGGTGGAACTCCACATATAGGATGTTGTCTAGTGCACTTTATTATCGCCTTGCATTTTGTCACTTACAACTAAGTGATTCAAATTTTCGGTGTTGTCCATCTCTTGAAGAACGGGGAAGAGTTGAAAAAATTTGTGGCTTTCTTCAAGTTTTCTATAAGGCAACATGCTTTTTCGGGGTCCAA CTGTCTGAGGAGTGCAATAGTTCGGATGATTTTATGAGGAGGATTGGTTCCCAAATGTTTGCGAAGTTTAACAAATATTGGTCCGAGTTCAATCTCTTGTTGGCAATTGCTGTG GAATGCACTTTTGATGTCTATAATGAGTATGTGAAGACTTTGAACGTACCCGGTGCATCATCTTCATGCTCTCGAGGCAGCAATGAAATCTATTCTCATGGAGCCAAGGACCAAGAAGACAACCAATCATTTGATGTTTTAGAG GAATTTGATCAATTTGACACTTTTGAATTTACCTCTAGTGCACAAAAAAGCCAATTGGAATTGTATTTAGATGAGCCAAGAGCTAAACGATCCTCACATATTAGTGTTCTTGATTATTGGAAAGCTCAACAATTtcgatttccagatttgagtaaATTGGCAAGGGACATTCTATGTGTTCTAGTATCAACCGTTGCTTCTGAATCTACATTTAGTCTTGGTGGTAGGATTTTGGATCAATTTCATAGTTCATTTTCACCCCAAATTGTTGAGGCTTTAGTTTGCATTAAAGACTGGTTGTTTGGAGATAAAAGTAAAG GATCTCTAAATATGAATTTGGAGGATTTAACTCAAAATATCATGTCTCTCAATATCAACAAGGATGAGGTTGATGCAACAACAATTGAGGATTCAAATTCTAATGTTGTTAATCTCTAA